Sequence from the bacterium genome:
CTGGCCAACGCCGACATGGTCTATCTGATAGTGCTGCAGGGCGAAGGCGTTTTTAACTTTGAGGAAAAAGACCACGTCATCAAGCACGGCCAGCTGGCGGCAGTTACCCGGGGAACGCCTATGCACATCACCAACCAGAGACCGGAGGACTTGAGTTTTCTGGTGATAAAGACGCCCAACCCGGAAAACAAGTGAAACCTGGCATTTCCCACTAAAACGCACGAAAAGGGTATAATAATTACAAGGAGATTTTCATGACCATGTTCTGTCATCAATGCCAGGAGACCGCCGGCAACAAGGGCTGTGCCGGGGCCAGGGGCGTCTGTGGCAAGCCCGACCAGGTGGCGGTATTACAGGATCTGCTGATCCACACCCTGAAAGGCATTTCCTATTTCAATACCCGGGCCAAGGACCATGGCCAGTGCGACCCCAAAGCCTCGGAATTCGTGATGGAACAGCTGTTCGCCACCATCACCAATGTCAACTTCGATCCGGAATATTTCGTCAAGCAGATAGACCGGGCCAGGGAAATCCGGGATCTGCTTAAAACGTCAGCCAAAACGGGAGAGGCGCTTCCCGATGCCGCCACCTGGTCCGTCAAGAGCGGCCTAAACGAGTACCTGCTCAAGGGCGCCGAGGTGGGGATCCTGGCCACGGCCAACGAGGACGTCCGTTCCCTGCGGTCGCTTATATTGTTCGGCCTAAAAGGCCTGGCGGCCTACGCCCATCACGCCTATGTGCTGGATGCCAAGGACAACGAGATCCTGCTGTTCATGCAGCAGGCCCTGGCCGCCACTCTGGATGACGGCCTTTCGGCCGACGAGCTGACAGGCTTGGTCTTAAAGTGCGGTGAGTACGGGGTAAA
This genomic interval carries:
- a CDS encoding cupin domain-containing protein; the protein is LANADMVYLIVLQGEGVFNFEEKDHVIKHGQLAAVTRGTPMHITNQRPEDLSFLVIKTPNPENK